The following proteins come from a genomic window of Dermacentor albipictus isolate Rhodes 1998 colony chromosome 8, USDA_Dalb.pri_finalv2, whole genome shotgun sequence:
- the Vps60 gene encoding charged multivesicular body protein 5, whose translation MNRLFGRGKAKEPPPNLTDCIASVDGRAESVDKKIAKLDTELKKYKDQMAKMREGPSKNMVKQKALRVLKQRKMYEQQRDNLMQQSFNMEQANFATQTLKDTKITMDAMRLGVREMKREYKKVNLDDIDDLQDELEDMLDQAGEVQEALGRSYGMPEVDDEDLEAELNALGDEIALDEDTSYLDEASAPRIPTKEPGAESVPANPEGVLVDEFGLPKISAT comes from the coding sequence ATGAATCGTCTCTTTGGACGCGGCAAGGCCAAGGAGCCGCCGCCGAACCTGACCGACTGCATCGCCAGCGTTGACGGGCGCGCCGAGTCGGTTGACAAGAAGATCGCCAAGCTCGACACCGAGCTCAAGAAGTACAAGGACCAAATGGCCAAGATGCGCGAGGGCCCGTCAAAGAACATGGTCAAGCAGAAGGCGCTGCGCGTCCTCAAGCAGCGCAAGATGTACGAGCAGCAGCGCGACAACCTGATGCAGCAGTCGTTCAACATGGAGCAGGCCAACTTCGCCACGCAGACCCTGAAAGACACCAAGATCACGATGGACGCGATGCGGCTCGGAGTGCGCGAGATGAAGCGCGAGTACAAGAAGGTGAACCTCGACGACATCGACGACCTGCAGGACGAGCTCGAGGACATGCTCGACCAGGCCGGCGAGGTACAGGAGGCGCTGGGCCGGAGCTACGGCATGCCCGAAGTCGACGACGAGGACCTCGAGGCCGAGCTGAACGCGCTGGGGGACGAGATCGCGCTCGACGAGGACACTTCGTACCTGGACGAAGCGAGTGCCCCGAGGATTCCCACCAAGGAACCCGGAGCCGAGAGCGTACCGGCCAACCCGGAGGGCGTGCTGGTCGACGAGTTCGGCCTGCCCAAGATCTCCGCGACTTGA
- the ND-PDSW gene encoding NADH dehydrogenase [ubiquinone] 1 beta subcomplex subunit 10: protein MGFGDHPPRNGFEKTMYAFYAAFDAPVTWLREKIVEPNRADYNWYHRKYRRVPTIDECYTDDLMCKFEANEQYKRDREVDGKIVNLLSRRRDDCMSYELYDTEKCEPIIQQYKEAELNWFIKYGDLSYHTTVVNAFMKQKHRLIAERRRAQKAQEEAQME from the exons ATGGGTTTTGGCGATCATCCACCGAGGAATGGGTTCGAAAAAACTATGTACGCTTTTTACGCGGCGTTCGACGCCCCCGTTACCTGGCTACGAG AGAAGATTGTCGAACCCAATCGGGCCGATTACAACTGGTACCACCGCAAGTACCGGAGGGTGCCGACCATCGATGAGTGCTACACGGACGACCTCATGTGCAAGTTTGAAGCCAACGAGCAGTACAAGAGGGACAG GGAAGTGGATGGCAAGATTGTTAACCTCCTCTCTCGCCGCCGAGATGATTGCATGTCCTACGAGCTTTACGACACGGAGAAGTGTGAGCCAATCATCCAGCAGTACAAGGAGGCCGAGCTCAATTGGTTCATCAAAT ATGGTGACTTGAGCTACCACACCACCGTTGTCAATGCCTTCATGAAGCAGAAGCACAGACTCATTGCTGAGAGACGCAGGGCGCAGAAGGCTCAGGAGGAGGCCCAGATGGAGTGA